From a single Corvus hawaiiensis isolate bCorHaw1 chromosome 23, bCorHaw1.pri.cur, whole genome shotgun sequence genomic region:
- the LSM10 gene encoding U7 snRNA-associated Sm-like protein LSm10, whose product MEVSHSVKERTISENSLVILLQGLRGHVTTVELRDESAAAGRVTSVDAFMNVRLAEVTFTDRQGTVSHLDELFLTGRNIRYVHIPDEVDIQATIEEQLQAIHRVRCFGGRDKGRREFLDAKHK is encoded by the coding sequence ATGGAGGTGAGCCACTCGGTGAAGGAGCGCACCATCTCCGAGAACAGCCTGGTCATCCTGCTGCAGGGCCTGCGCGGCCACGTAACCACCGTGGAGCTGCGTGATGAGAGCGCGGCCGCGGGGCGCGTCACCAGCGTGGACGCCTTCATGAACGTGCGCCTGGCTGAGGTGACCTTCACGGACAGGCAGGGCACCGTGTCCCACCTGGATGAGCTCTTTCTGACTGGCAGGAACATCCGCTACGTGCACATCCCTGACGAGGTGGACATCCAGGCCACCAttgaggagcagctccaggccatCCACAGGGTGCGGTGCTTTGGGGGCCGTGACAAGGGCCGCAGGGAGTTCCTTGATGCCAAGCACAAGTGA
- the STK40 gene encoding serine/threonine-protein kinase 40 encodes MKRRASDRGAGETSAKAKALCAGISGNNAKRAGPFILGPRLGNSPVPSIVQCLARKDGTDDFYQLKILTLEERGDKGIETQEERQGKMLLHTEYSLLSLLHNQEGVVHHHGLFQDRACEIIEDLEANRMVRKMKKRICLVLDCLCAHDFSDKTADLINLQHYVIKEKRLSERETVVIFYDVVRVVEALHKKNIVHRDLKLGNMVLNKRTHRITITNFCLGKHLVSEDDLLKDQRGSPAYISPDVLSGRPYRGKPSDMWALGVVLFTMLYGQFPFYDSIPQELFRKIKAAEYTIPEDGRVSENTVCLIRKLLVLDPQQRLTASEVLDSLSSIIASWQSMSSLSGPLQVVPDIDDQVANPENPQEVKVTEECSQYEFENYMRQQLLLAEEKNTLHEAKSFLQKRQFGNIPPVRRLGHDAQPMNPLDAAILAQRYLRK; translated from the exons ATGAAGCGGCGAGCATCGGACAGAGGAGCCGGGGAAACATCCGCTAAGGCAAAGGCTCTGTGCGCCGGGATTTCCGGGAATAACGCCAAGAGAGCAGGTCCTTTCATCCTGG GTCCACGTTTAGGTAACTCCCCTGTGCCAAGTATTGTTCAGTGTTTGGCAAGAAAGGACGGGACAGATGACTTTTATCAGCTGAAG ATTCTCACCTTAGAAGAAAGGGGTGATAAAGGAATAGAAACCCAGGAGGAGCGACAGGGCAAGATGCTGCTGCACACGGAGTattctcttctctccctgctccacaaCCAGGAAGGAGTGGTCCATCATCACGGGCTCTTCCAG GACCGAGCTTGTGAAATCATAGAAGATCTCGAAGCCAACAGGATGGTCAGAAAGATGAAGAAGCGCATTTGCCTGGTGTTGGACTGTCTCTGTGCTCATGATTTCAGTGACAAAACAGCAGATCTGATCAATCTGCAGCATTATGTCATTAAAGAGAAGAGACTCAGCGAGCGGGAGACCGTGGTGATATTTTATGATGTGGTACGAGTGGTAGAAGCATTACACAAG aaaaatattgtGCACAGAGACTTGAAACTAGGAAACATGGTGCTAAACAAAAG GACTCACCGGATCACCATCACCAACTTCTGCCTGGGGAAGCACCTGGTGAGCGAGGATGACCTGCTGAAGGACCAGCGCGGGAGCCCTGCCTACATCAGCCCGGACGTGCTCAGCG gcCGGCCATACCGTGGGAAGCCCAGCGACATGTGGGCGTTGGGGGTGGTGCTCTTCACCATGCTCTACGGCCAGTTCCCCTTCTACGACAGCATACCTCAGGAGCTCTTCCGCAAAATCAAGGCTGCCGAGTACACCATCCCCGA GGATGGCCGGGTCTCGGAAAACACTGTGTGCTTGATCCGGAAACTGCTGGTCCTGGATCCGCAGCAGCGGCTGACGGCTTCTGAAGTGCTGGATTCCCTCAGCTCCATCATAGCGTCCTG GCAGTCCATGTCCTCACTGAGCGGCCCTTTGCAAGTGGTGCCGGACATAGATGACCAAGTGGCTAATCCCGAAAACCCCCAGGAG GTGAAGGTGACGGAGGAGTGCTCCCAGTACGAGTTCGAGAACTACATGagacagcagctgctcttgGCTGAGGAGAAGAACACCTTGCATGAGGCCAAGAGCTTTCTGCAGAAGCGGCAGTTCGGGAACATCCCGCCGGTGCGGCGCCTGGGCCACGACGCGCAGCCCATGAACCCTTTGGACGCGGCCATCCTGGCCCAGAGGTACCTCCGGAAGTAG
- the EVA1B gene encoding protein eva-1 homolog B — MLNRPCSLFPRSSQSAAALPPPPSHPDAKHVPSLEPLRTARHRMESRRRDMELLSNSMAAYAHIRANPESFGLYFVLGVCFGLVLTLCLLVLRLSCRPSPRPPARPGDLSEDEEDDEEDEDEEDTVDRAASESLLPVTEIPLESHGPGDGALAVNVFASAEELERAQRLEERERIIREIWRNGQPDILGSGTIGTLGRVHYY, encoded by the exons ATGCTAAACAGACCTTGCTCTCTCTTCCCTCGCTCCAGCCAAAGTGCAGCGGCTCTGCCGCCGCCGCCTTCCCACCCCG ATGCCAAGCATGTGCCGTCCTTGGAGCCGCTGAGAACCGCCAGGCACAGGATGGAGAGTCGCCGgagggacatggagctgctcagCAACAGCATGGCCGCGTACGCCCACATCCGAG CCAACCCCGAGAGCTTCGGGCTCTACTTCGTGCTGGGCGTCTGCTTCGGGCTGGTGCTCACGCTGTGCCTGCTGGTGCTGCGCTTGTCCTGCCGGCCCTCCCCGCGGCCCCCGGCGCGCCCCGGCGACCTCagcgaggacgaggaggacgacgaggaggacgaggacgaagAGGACACCGTCGACCGCGCAGCGTCTGAGTCGCTGCTGCCGGTGACCGAGATCCCGCTGGAGAGCCACGGCCCCGGGGACGGGGCGCTGGCCGTGAATGTGTTCGCATCGGCCGAGGAGCTGGAGCGGGCGCAGCGGCTGGAGGAGCGTGAGCGCATCATCCGCGAGATCTGGCGCAACGGGCAGCCCGACATCCTGGGCTCCGGCACCATCGGCACCCTGGGCCGCGTCCACTACTACTGA
- the LOC125337468 gene encoding SH3 domain-containing kinase-binding protein 1-like isoform X1: MCLGQAPWARACPQQEALPAPLSSDSVMSQPQPCSCLLSPELPAPARMEPTKLPLTKRMAPAPPVPAKTKPAPMLATKPSDSQPSTSADMERGRAGDPDANVFNMVSVTTARLSHPTATRPRVPGQRPPSIALGIGGSPCGGEQPRGLPHAGLCAPVASMGQAPVLPWSMEGLVVSEGSEGRSLALEDLKAEVRTLHILVDLMRVQHLRDLLDLRQELCQERAQRQALQVSPWQGLPRAGVPCAPQQPQPLPTGGDRAGEEGAALLVWGGCGAHPWHGAGGWHMVPCAPPTLLCPAWFCTHRVQMFTPHPGTAP; encoded by the exons atgtgccTGGGACAGGCCCCCTGGGCCAGGGCATGTCCCCAGCAGGAAGCGCTTCCTGCCCCACTCTCGTCTGACAGTGTTatgtcccagccccagccctgctcctgcctcctctccccagagctcccagcaccagcGAGGATGGAGCCGACCAAGCTCCCACTCACCAAGAGGAtggctcctgctccccccgTTCCTGCCAAGACCAAACCAGCCCCCATGCTGGCCACCAA gcccagtgactcccagcccagcacctcaGCTGACATGGAGCGGGGCAGAGCTGGTGACCCAG ATGCCAACGTCTTCAACATGGTGTCAGTTaccacagccaggctgagccaccccacaGCCACACGGCCACGAGTACCTGGCCAGCGGCCACCCAGCATCGCCCTGGGGATTGGGGGGAGTCCCTGTGgcggggagcagccccgggggctgccACATGCTGGGCTCTGTGCCCCTGTTGCCAGCATGGGGCAGGCACCTGTCCTGCCATGGAGCATGGAAGGGCTGGTGGTGTCAGAGGGGTCGGAGGGGAGGTCACTGGCCCTGGAGGACCTGAAGGCCGAAGTCCGGACCCTGCACATCCTTGTGGACCTGATGCGAGTCCAGCACCT GCGGGACCTGCTGGACCTGcggcaggagctgtgccaggagcgGGCCCAGCGCCAGGCGCTGCAGGTGAGTCCCTGGCAGGGGTTGCCCCGtgctggggtcccctgtgccccccaacAACCACAGCCTCTCCCCACAGGTGGAGATCGAGCGGGTGAGGAAGGGGCTGCCCTGTTAGTGTGGGGGGGCTGTGGTGCCCACCCATGGCACGGGGCAGGTGGGTGGCACATGGTGCCCTGTGCCCCCCCGACCttgctgtgcccagcctggTTCTGCACCCATCGGGTACAAATGTTCACCCCACACCCAGGTACTGCTCCTTGA
- the LOC125337468 gene encoding SH3 domain-containing kinase-binding protein 1-like isoform X2 — MCLGQAPWARACPQQEALPAPLSSDSVMSQPQPCSCLLSPELPAPARMEPTKLPLTKRMAPAPPVPAKTKPAPMLATKPSDSQPSTSADMERGRAGDPDANVFNMVSVTTARLSHPTATRPRVPGQRPPSIALGIGGSPCGGEQPRGLPHAGLCAPVASMGQAPVLPWSMEGLVVSEGSEGRSLALEDLKAEVRTLHILVDLMRVQHLRDLLDLRQELCQERAQRQALQVEIERVRKGLPC; from the exons atgtgccTGGGACAGGCCCCCTGGGCCAGGGCATGTCCCCAGCAGGAAGCGCTTCCTGCCCCACTCTCGTCTGACAGTGTTatgtcccagccccagccctgctcctgcctcctctccccagagctcccagcaccagcGAGGATGGAGCCGACCAAGCTCCCACTCACCAAGAGGAtggctcctgctccccccgTTCCTGCCAAGACCAAACCAGCCCCCATGCTGGCCACCAA gcccagtgactcccagcccagcacctcaGCTGACATGGAGCGGGGCAGAGCTGGTGACCCAG ATGCCAACGTCTTCAACATGGTGTCAGTTaccacagccaggctgagccaccccacaGCCACACGGCCACGAGTACCTGGCCAGCGGCCACCCAGCATCGCCCTGGGGATTGGGGGGAGTCCCTGTGgcggggagcagccccgggggctgccACATGCTGGGCTCTGTGCCCCTGTTGCCAGCATGGGGCAGGCACCTGTCCTGCCATGGAGCATGGAAGGGCTGGTGGTGTCAGAGGGGTCGGAGGGGAGGTCACTGGCCCTGGAGGACCTGAAGGCCGAAGTCCGGACCCTGCACATCCTTGTGGACCTGATGCGAGTCCAGCACCT GCGGGACCTGCTGGACCTGcggcaggagctgtgccaggagcgGGCCCAGCGCCAGGCGCTGCAG GTGGAGATCGAGCGGGTGAGGAAGGGGCTGCCCTGTTAG